DNA sequence from the Eulemur rufifrons isolate Redbay chromosome 6, OSU_ERuf_1, whole genome shotgun sequence genome:
TCAAAGCAGCGAGTGCAGGTAATGGTGGAGTAAAAAATCAGAGCCAAAGTTCCAACATGTTTAACCCCAAGAGCAGGAGGAATCTCTTCATCCCTGGTGATGTAATGGAAATGGGGTAAGAAAACTGAATAGGGCACAGTGTTGTCTGGGAAAAATGTGAATGAACatatgattgattgattgattgattgactggatgaatgaagaaatataacATGACCTTAATGCAATATTTGCACACATTATTATGACTAATTTTTGAGCACCCATTCCATAGTGGCCCTGTGCTTGGAATTTTACATAACTTAGCTCATTTTCATTACCCTAATCAGTGTTTGAGTTTAAGTGGACCCTGACCTACTCTAGTTCCTCTGACAAGTGCTTTTATTCACTGGATGGAAATCCCCCTGAAAGATCTGCATTTCATGGATTTTACAACAAATTTACAAGAAGAGGCAACTTACACAAACTCATTGACCCTCAACCCTCAGTAAATgcagaattgaagagaattatttcttgttttttattccaCAACTACAGAGTTAACACACTCTGCTTATTTCTCAAGGTGCTGGAAAGTACCAGAGAAGCCCATATCAACAGCAAACTTAGTTTGCTCTACTCCTCACCAATAAAGGCACGTTTttacctaaacccaacccctttGTCTTTGGAGCTACAGCTCCCTGTGACATTACTGACATGAGAGAAAATGAACCTGATGCTGATATATTGGAAacgtagtttttttcttttatgaccaATTTCTGCTATTATACTCTATTTaagatgtacaaaaatattttttaaataatgtaaccACCCATGTAGCTACCCATCTAAATTCTGCAACTTGCCTTTTATTATTCAGCATTTCATTTGAGAGATTTATCCATCTATCGATGTTGTAGAAACAGTTTACTAATTTATTTAGTGCTTTGCATTTTTTCTATGAccgctactataaacattcttgtgtgTATAcgcatgaatatatatatatatattcagtatacatatgtgtgtacattcTTGTATGTGTAGTCATGAATTTCTTTAGAATATATACCCATACTAGAAATTTTGAACCATAAAGAGGCATatccttattttttcaaatatattcaaatttgtcTCCCGCATGACTGTACTAATTCACCTTCCCAGAGACATATGTGAGTCCTTGtggctccacattctcaccaaaaTTTGGCATTTTAGACTGATGagcataaaattttgtttcaatgAAGTATTAATATGTGATGATGTGATTAATAgtgatttgtttctcttttcatacTTCTATTGatcatttgtttttcccttctattATTATCTGGTTTATGTCCCTTGTGAATTTTTCCTTTGGATTAATTCATAGAAATCATTTGTATACATTACATACtaattttttgacatttatatGTGTTCAAAATAAATTTACCTGAGGAAATTTCTGGTTGATATCCATTCTTTttataatgttgatatttttattttaatatagatgaATTCTCAATGTTTTGTGATTTGtgcttttatgtcttctttaaattTTGTCTGCATACCTAAGTGATAGATATTCAACATAGTCAATTCTAGTATTTTGTGAGtcgattttaaaatagaaaataaatcgtttaatggtttttaaatatttaaatatttggtacaCACACAAACTTGTCAATCTCAATTCTCttagtattctttttaaaaagcatttagaaaccacaataaacatttatcaatttatatCTGTGGTATAAAGTATCATGATTCAACAAGAATCATAACCAACAACCCACTCTCAGGAGGAAATATGTTTCATTATTGCAATTCTATCTACTGGAGAAGTGaattagagaaagaaatggaCTTAAGTTTGTTCGAAAGAATAAACCATAAAGCGAAACATGATAATTATTTCAAGTTTAACGATTTCTTCTCTATAAAGGATACCATAGGCAAAGTTAATAGATGACAGAATGTTTGAAGGTCTTTGTCAACAACTGACAAGGGACATAAATCTAGGATTAATTAAGAACATTTACAGATGATctcaatagaaatattttcaaagaatatgaACAGGCAAATTATAGAAAACTAGAATCCTAAAGTTCTACGACAATGATCAAAATCATATGtaatcagagagaaaaaataaatatgagatatCACAGCACACCTGTTTTtctggccaaaaagaaaaaatggtaaaatacaaATGTTCACAAGGAAGTGAGGATATGGGAATCCCCACACACAATTACTAGGACTGTACACTGGTGCATCCATTAGAGACTGTACACTGCCATGGCAATACTTGCTCTAGTTAAATGTGGGCATATACTCAGATTCAACAATTTTACCCCTAGGAATATACTCAGAGAAATTTTCACACTGAGATCATAGTATTGGAAAACAGTTGTAGACAATCTGCTATCTATCACTAGGAGACAACTGATCAGGAATTAGTAAAGGAATGTGATCACTGGCATAGACACTTGGATAAATACTTCCATAGAGAACTCTACACAGCCGTGAGTCAGGATGGCCATGGTAGTTAGTAAGAAGGGacaagggagaaaggagaatatGGAGATAAGTTGGAAGAAGATCAGATAGAACCTTAAGGAGAAGTCAgtattttcagatataaaattaCTAGTTAGGCAAATTGGGGTACTTTAATTTAAATACATACtgcataaaagaaattataattaaataaaaagatgctTCATACATTTCTTAATTgatatatttatgaaatgctGGTCAGAGACTGCTCCATGGATATTTGTCCAAACTGTAAATGAAATTCTAAGTCCAATTTGGGTGTCAAGTTTCAGCCTTTAAACTCAAAGTCAGTTTTGTCACAGAAGTATACTCTGACCCCACTATGAAACCAATTCTTATATTGTTTCCAATTCCAGGATAAATTAAAGGATCAAAAtgatctcagttttcttttctcttctcttctttctttgcgTATTTTTAGCTGATATTAAATCTATGCTAGCCATGGAACAAAACAATGGCACTGAAGTGACTGAATTCATTCTCCTGGGATTTGCTGGTCAACACAAGTATTGGCATATCCTCTTCATAGTATTTCTAGTGATCTATGTGGCTACCCTAGTGGGTAATATTGGAATGATGCTACTCATCAAGATTGATTCTTCCcttcacacccccatgtacttctttcTCCAACACTTGGCTTTTGTTGATCTCTGTTACACCTCTGCTATCACTCCCAAGATGTTGAAAAACTTCATAGGGACAAAACAATCCATCTCATTCATAGGATGTATGGTGCAATTACTAGTCTATGGTACTTTTGTAACAACTGACTGCTACCTCCTGGCTGCTATGGCAGTAGACCGTTATGTGGCCATCTGTAACCCACTCCGCTATCCAGTTGTCATGTCCAAGAGACTCTGCATTCAACTGTTAGTTGGTTCCTATGTCATTGGTTTCCTGAATGCCTCTGTAAATGGAAGTTTTACTTTCTCTTTGAACTTTTGCAAATCCAATACAATTAATCACTTTTTCTGTGATGAACCTCCAATTCTTGCCCTTTCATGCTCCAGTATCAACTTCAACATTATGCTACTCACAATATTTGTAGGATGGAACTTGATGTGCACTGTAATGGTGGTCATCTTTTCCTACATATATATCCTGGCTGCCATCCTGAGGATATCTTCTGctgtggggaggaaaaaagccTTCTCCACATGTGCCTCCCACCTGACAGCAGTCACCATTTTCTATGGGACTCTCTCCTACATGTATCTACACCCTCATATTGATGAGTCCCAAGAGCAAGAAAAAGTGGCTTCTGTGTTTTATGgcattattatccccatgttaAACCCCTTGATCTATAGCCTGAGAAACCAAGATGTGATAGAAGCCCTGAAAAGGGTAGGAAAGAAgtgtttctattaataatttgaacctcaatttctattttaacatgGTTCAACAACCAAACCAACAATGCTCTGTTATTTCTCAACCTCATAGAATGTAACAAATGCTTGTGAAACACAACGACAGTATGTAGATATGTCAGTGGCATACAAAAGATATAGAAAACATCTTTaatgattaattaaataaatgtctaATTCATGtgtttcttaaagaaaatgtCTAATTCATGTGTTTCATCTCTGAAAAGGTGTCTTTGACATTGATTTTGTACAGTTTGACGAGcttatttttggaaatatttggcatcagaaaaaaagtaaagttaaTCAAAGAGAATTGCATAATCAATGCTGTATaagtactttttctcttttttttttttttttttttttttgagacagagtctctctctgttgcccagggtagagtgagtgccgtggcatcagcctagctcacagcaacctcaaactcctgagctcaagcgatcctcctgtctcagcctcccgagtagctgggactacaggcatgcaccaccatgcctggctaattttttctatatatatttttagctgtccatataatttctttctatttttagtagagatggggtctcgctcttgctcaggctggtctcgaactcctgagctcaaacgatccgcccacctctgcctcccagagtgctaggattacaggcgtgagccaccgcgcccagcctataagTACTTATAAGTATTAAATAGAGTATAAAGACTCATGTAAGGGGGAAACCTTTTTGATCTTCTCTTGAAAGGAACTGTTACTCTTGCTATTTCTCTACTGTGAATCTATTTGTTACTGTAAAGCAAAATTTGAAACACCATTTCTTTGGATAATATGTTTAGAaaagaagaggcagaaagaaagaacaattgAGTAAATTCTCATAGATTTTGGGGCATTAAGGACCAATTCCATCCTTTCCTTAATTTTCTAAACAATTACGAAGTTGACACAGGAGTCAGGAAACTATGGATCATATCAATTTTATCGTTGATAAATATAACTTGAATATTCAGCTATAACTTCTTGTAGGTATACAtctcagggaaaaaagaaaaatccagtgCAGAGTGCAGAACTACAGGGCAGACTCATTTACCTGGAAATGATGCCATATATTCCTCAATTTCCAAGAATGAGGTTTGATGCAGCACTCTAGTCCTAAATCTAGAGCTCAAATATGGGTTCAAGGCCCAGTTTGTTCACCATttggaagtaaaataaaagaaatatattaatatataatatgtaaaatatatatgtatatcaagcACTTGCCCATCCACCAATGTAAACAAAACAGCTGAGAACACATGTACTAATTCTTCCAATCTCATTAGTCAGTTAAACCATAGGGAGGAAAGAGTGGGAGGATGAACAGGATAAAGTTCACCACTTTTCTCAATGCTTTCAGGAGGTCCAAACCCATGGACTGAGGCAGAAACGTGGGGAAAGGGAGCTAATCATAACCCAAACAATACCAAGAGAAACCACATGGTACCAGTCCCTGCAGCAGGGTGCATCAAAGGAGAGAAGtacaaaaattaggaaaatctTGAGCTTGTATAGCATTGCTGGTGacctgcccaccctcccttcctggTCTGAAAAGTAAGCAAATCTTCTCCAGTTAGGGAAAATCAAGTCTTTGTTTATATCTTGGACTATCTCTGGGGAGGCAGACATCTCTAAGTTTTACTACCCTGATATGTCTCCTTACAAAACATTCTTAAATGTAATGACTGTAAATACCTGTGCTCACAGGAACTAGACTGTGGAGAAATGTGAAATATTCATTGAGAATCTGTATACCAGTAATATAGCTTTAATATtcacacaatgaaaaataaacaggaatTAAATGGACGAAAGAAACACAATAgtaatagtaaatattaattcatCTCTTTCAGTCCATGACAGAGaaagttgagaaaaaaatttaaaaataaagttatagaaGAGTGATTCCACATAATTAGTAAGATGAATCAAATTCATATATAGGAAGTCTACCTTGTTAAAATCCACTGACCAAAAATGGCTAGAGTCAAAAATTTAGGTTTATCTTGCTTTTGCAGTATACACTCTACAGAAGCTGTGGGTATCTCAGTAAGAGGGATGGATGAGGGACATTTTATAGGATATGGGCTTTGCTGAATGAATCCAAGCATAAATTAAGAAAGCAAGAGCTCTCTCCAGATTTGGATACTATTAAAGAGCAGGGAAAGATCAGCAATTAGATATTCCAATAGACATTGCTCAAGAGGtgggcagaagaaaataaaaatgatcatgtCATTGCTAAGAAAGGAATAATCATTCAAAAGAAGGGTGAtatcaaaagcaaaaaatgtCAGGGTAAAGAGGTGTAAAAGTACAGAGTTTTAGAATGCAACTGGAGTTACATTGTTATAAGTTTAAATGAGAATattataactataagatgttttatgtaagccctTCAATAACCACAAAGAAATCTCTCTagctatataaattattttttaaaaaagtaatcaaaGCATACCACCATAAAAATTCACCAAATCACAGAGAAATACAGCAAGATTTAAAGATAGGAACAAAGGAACTAAAAAATAGTCagtaaataatcaacaaaatggcAATAAGTTCTtgcctatcaataattactttaaatttaaatagattaaCTTCTCTAATCAAAAGAGTgattgaatggataaaaatataagatcCAATAATATGCTTCCTACAAGTGACTCACTTTATACTAAACAACCCAcaaagactgaaagtgaaggcATGGAAAAAgttattccatgcaaatggtaaaTAAAAGAGAGCAgaggtagctatacttatatcaaacaaaatagactttcaGTCAAAATCTGTCATAAGAGACAAGGAAGTTCAATATTTGATGATAAGGGGTCAATTCaccaagagaatataaaaattataaatatatatgcacctaacattgAAGCACCtaattatataaagcaaatattgacagACATGAAGGAAGAAATTGCAATACAGTAAGAGtaggggacttcaataccccattGCCAAttatggacagatcatccaggcagaaaatcagtaaggaacaGGTTTCTGGGCTTGAATAATACTATGGGCCAAATGGATATAATAGACATATACAGAGCATTCAATCCAACAAAACTGGAATATACATTCTTGTCAAGCACATACATTACATTCTCTGGGATGGATCATATGCtgagccacaaaacaagtcttaacaaatttaatctGATTGAAATCATCTCAAATATCTGTTCTGACCAcaataatataaaactaaaaatcaacagCAGAAGagattttggaaaattcacaaacaaaaggaaattttaaaacatactccTATCAACCAATAGGTGGAAGTagtaatcaaaaggaaaatttttttaaatcttaaaacaaatggaaatagaacacaacataccaaaacttttGGGATGCAGCAAAACCAGCACCAAGAAGaagtatataataataaatatctacattaagaaaacaagaaagatctcAAAAACCTAACttcatacctcaaggaactagaaaaataaaatctaaacccAACATCACTAAAAGGAAAGAggttagagcagaaataaatgaaatagagactaggaagacaatagaaaagatcaacaaaacctagttggttttttgaaaagataaacaaaattgacaaaactttaatcatttacaaaatcatttgacaaaattcagcaatgttttatggtaaaaatgctcaacaaattaggcatagaagcaATGtactggaaaataataaaatccatgtatgacaaacccatagctaacatcatacttaacggTGAAAAGCAGAAAGATTTTCCAGTAAGACCAGGAACAGGAAAAGGAAGCCCATTCTTGCCACTTATATTCACccacagtactggaagttctagccagtgcaattaggcaagaaaaagaaataaaattatccaaatctgaaagaaagaagtaaaaatatctctgtttgcagaagacacaatcttatatatagaaaaccctaaagacttcaccaaaagaactgttaaaactaataaataactTCAGCAAAGttacaagatacaaaatcaacatataaaaatcagtagtgtttctatacactaacaaaaaactattcataaaggaaattttaaaatgattccatttacaatagcagcaaaagaataaaatatttaagaataaatttaaccaaggaggcgaAAGATCTATACACTGAAATCTATAAGGcattgatgaaaaaattaaagaagccaCAGATAAGTGGAATGATATCCTATGTGCAaggactggaagaattaatattgttaaactgtctatactacccaaagaaatctacactttcagtgcaatccctatcaaaattccaatggcattttgcacagaaagagaaaaaacaatcttaaaattcgTTTGGAACCACAAAAAGAGCTTACCTACAATGTATAAGGCAGTTGAGATACACTTTCTTTCTATAACCTCTTAACATGTGGTTTAGAGGTTTAGAAAGTAGATATTCTATAcatattaaatgaatgagtgaatgaatgaatggtgaaaaagaaacaataatatgAACAGCTTCCTAACTGGAAGGCAGGTGAGTGTGTAGCCTACATTAGTGGTCTCTAAATATCGATCTGTGGACAGTAGCATTAAAATGACCAGgaatagttttttaaagtatgtatataaaatagccCATCCCTGCAGATGTTTCTTCAGTAATATTGGATGGAGCCCAATATCTAGAAGTATCCCTGAATGTTGCTTTAACGACATGTTCCACGGGGTGGCGGTAGAGTGCAGAGGATTTGGAATCTCTTAGAACATAGTTTATGTCCCAACTCTGCCGCTCACCAGCAGTGTCTCTTTGCAAGGTAATTGAGCTTTTAAGACCTTGTTTCGCATAGTAATACATATCTCAtgagatattttaatttgtttatttgcttatctgTTATTAATAGGATAATGTATAGAAATCAtaaaccctcaataaatgttaatagtaATAAGTATTAGCAAAATGATTTCAACATGGATGTGGCAGACATTATCAGAGCATCATCATCACACACAagcccacacatgcacacatgcagacTCCATAAGAATCACCTAACGTTTGTTAATGTGCAAACTTTTCCCCTCTGGGAAGCTCCTCTCTCCTTCAACAGAAAACTAACTAATGAAGGTTGTTTTCCTTGATCCTGTCTCAGCACCTAGAGCCACAGACGCTCAAGGGAACTGGTATTGATCCCATAGACCTCAGCTAAAAATGCTCTGTGAGGATCTGTGGAGAAATCATTTGGTGGGCAATCAGCGTGCACCActctgtaaaaaaattttaaagacaaatctcctataaataaatttacatttttcctaTCCAgctgtgcattatttttttttaattttaataaaatatgttatttaactCACTATATCTAACATATTgccatttcaacatgtaatagtattttaaaaacattaattagataattatattttgtttgtttgtttgtttgtttttcagctcattaagggggtacaaaagatcaggctatatacattgctcatgcctccccatccccccgagtctgagctttagttgtgtccattccctagacagtgcacatcactctcatcatgtaggtgtgcactcctcccctccccccactccatccccgccagtcagaacttcaatcgtgtccattccccaggcagtgcgcatcgcactcatcaagtaggtatacacccatcccttccacccagccccgacctctgtccaatacccatttgatgttaatcccaaatgtgcactcagggaaaccagtttgctggtgagtacatgtggtgcttgtttttccattcttgggatacttcacttaatagaatgggttccagctcactccaggagaaccaaagagatgccatatcgctatcatttctaatagctgagtaatattccatggtaaacatataccacattttgctaatccattcatgaatcaatgggcatttgggttgtttccacatctttgcgattgtgaattgtgctgctataaacattcgggtgcaggtgtcttttttatagaatgacttttgttcttctgggtagatgcccagtaatgggattgctgggtcgaatggtaggtctacttgaatctgtttaaggtatctccacattgctttccacaggggctgcactagtttacagtcccaccagcagtgtatgagtgtacctatctctccacacccacaccaacatgtatagttttgggactttttgataaaggccattctcactggagttaagtgatatctcattgtggttttgatttgcatttccctgatgattagagatgttgaacactttttcatatgtttgataaagaactgataacaagaatctatttagaactcaggaaaatcagtacgaaaaaatcgaacaaccctatcaaaaagtgggcaaaggacatgaatagaaatttttcaaaagaagatataaaaatggctgtGCATTATTTTGACACGTGAGGACCATAGTAAAATCTACAGAATTAGAGCCAGAATGTCAGCATGATTAACTCCAAGGTTGGATAGACTCATCTTATGTCtgacaaagtaaaatataaatgaagaggGGAGGCTCTCAATGGTATTGAGCAATTGGAAAATCTCTTAGGAAATGGCAATTGATATATTATCCATAATATTCCCAGCTGAACATAAATCATCATTATAGACTATAAGCAATAAGTAGACAAGGCTACTCCATGACCAGAAAGGAACAAGACAGAGAAAATTCTACTCTGTGGTTATATCTGAAATCAAACAGGAGCAAGAACTCTTGTAACCCACGAGAAAAGTAAGCATTCCCTTCTTGCAAAGAACATGCGTAACTACTCCTTCTTTACCTACTTTAATTTTTCTGCCTCTTAGACGTAAGTTACCAAGATATCCAATCACCAAAGTTTTTGGTAACACTCAATTCAGAACTCACTTCTACTTCCTAAATCCTTCTTAGAATCACCAGGCACAAACCTAAATCCTATGACAGGCCTTCCCAATTTCCTCTTATCCAACACTCTGGTCCCTTTGGTGCATGCTCTATCTTGCTGCAGCCAAAAAAATGATCCGGACTTTGTGTGACTGCATACATGTTCCTGGCACTGGTTGGCTATCGGCCATTGAC
Encoded proteins:
- the LOC138384982 gene encoding putative olfactory receptor 5AK3; the encoded protein is MEQNNGTEVTEFILLGFAGQHKYWHILFIVFLVIYVATLVGNIGMMLLIKIDSSLHTPMYFFLQHLAFVDLCYTSAITPKMLKNFIGTKQSISFIGCMVQLLVYGTFVTTDCYLLAAMAVDRYVAICNPLRYPVVMSKRLCIQLLVGSYVIGFLNASVNGSFTFSLNFCKSNTINHFFCDEPPILALSCSSINFNIMLLTIFVGWNLMCTVMVVIFSYIYILAAILRISSAVGRKKAFSTCASHLTAVTIFYGTLSYMYLHPHIDESQEQEKVASVFYGIIIPMLNPLIYSLRNQDVIEALKRVGKKCFY